The Acidobacteriota bacterium genome has a window encoding:
- a CDS encoding AAA family ATPase yields MNHSLTFVIFATGQETAQNLRVALAADRRARVLAVSDDPEQVYADVVRWRPSSVIVTLGATPGQAWSLCERITAVCPETIIVCASRNPSPELILASLRAGAREFLRLPIIAEEFKTVLDRTAEFSAGRAQGAKKRGRVISIFASKGGCGTSFVAANLAIALQAPTVVVDLNLQAGDLDIFFGIKPKFSIADLVVNRARLDEGLLASYLAPHSAELAVLPAPRNADAAEDIRPEPLMEVLQVLREHHDYVVLDLPHTFDANTLAALDNADDILLLLTLDILAVRSAQRALTIFDRLGYQRSKVKLVINKWSKQSNLELRHVERYLGEKIAGFITNDYAAAINSINLGQPLAGGSYASPIVAEVKRLATVYGAAAPEPEVEKSKGFLGTILGKLRLPGATADKPATPQPARGGVTVLRPANRALPGAPPEVAQEMQYHVK; encoded by the coding sequence ATGAACCACTCACTCACCTTTGTCATTTTTGCCACCGGGCAAGAGACCGCGCAAAATTTGCGGGTCGCTTTGGCGGCAGACCGCCGCGCCCGCGTGCTGGCAGTCAGCGATGACCCGGAACAGGTCTATGCCGACGTAGTGCGTTGGCGTCCTTCCTCTGTCATCGTGACGCTGGGCGCGACGCCGGGCCAAGCCTGGTCGTTGTGCGAACGTATCACCGCCGTTTGTCCTGAAACCATCATCGTTTGCGCCTCGCGTAACCCTTCGCCCGAACTGATCCTGGCATCCTTACGCGCCGGTGCGCGCGAATTTCTGCGTCTGCCGATTATTGCCGAGGAATTCAAAACCGTCCTTGACCGGACGGCGGAATTCAGCGCCGGGCGCGCCCAAGGCGCCAAGAAACGGGGGCGGGTGATCAGCATCTTTGCCAGCAAAGGCGGTTGCGGCACCTCTTTCGTCGCGGCGAATCTGGCGATTGCTCTGCAGGCGCCGACCGTCGTCGTGGATTTGAATCTGCAAGCGGGCGACCTCGACATCTTTTTTGGGATCAAACCCAAATTCTCGATTGCCGACCTGGTGGTCAATCGCGCGCGTTTGGACGAAGGTCTGTTGGCCAGTTATCTGGCGCCGCACTCCGCCGAATTGGCGGTCTTACCCGCGCCGCGCAATGCCGATGCGGCGGAAGACATCCGGCCTGAACCATTGATGGAAGTGTTGCAGGTGTTGCGCGAACATCACGATTACGTGGTGCTCGACCTGCCGCACACCTTCGACGCCAATACGCTGGCCGCGCTGGACAATGCCGACGATATTTTGCTGCTGCTGACCTTGGATATTTTGGCCGTGCGCAGCGCCCAGCGTGCCCTGACGATTTTTGACCGGCTGGGTTACCAGCGCTCAAAAGTGAAGCTGGTCATCAACAAGTGGAGTAAGCAGAGCAATCTGGAGTTGCGCCACGTTGAACGCTATCTCGGCGAAAAGATCGCGGGTTTCATCACCAACGATTACGCGGCGGCGATTAACTCGATCAATCTGGGGCAGCCGCTGGCGGGCGGCAGTTACGCTTCGCCCATTGTGGCTGAGGTCAAACGGCTGGCCACGGTTTATGGCGCGGCGGCGCCGGAACCTGAGGTCGAGAAGAGCAAAGGCTTCCTGGGTACAATTCTGGGCAAACTCAGATTGCCTGGGGCGACCGCTGACAAACCGGCCACGCCACAACCAGCGCGCGGCGGTGTTACGGTGTTACGACCCGCCAACCGTGCTCTGCCTGGGGCGCCGCCTGAGGTCGCGCAAGAGATGCAGTATCACGTGAAATGA
- a CDS encoding CpaF family protein, whose protein sequence is MSLRDRLNNNTSAAVPGAQNQNGGPHATQLNSSFADLKSKLHRELINRMDLTKINLLTPQQVHSEVSRLAKDLLDNRDIAISGSEREKLIEEIRYELFGLGPLELLLSDNTISDILVNSPYKIYVERGGKLERTGITFNDNSHVMRVIERIVSSIGRRIDESSPMVDARLADGSRVNAVIPPIALDGPCLSIRRFSKNPLKMDALVEKGALSFEMAEVLKMCVKAKMNIIISGGTGAGKTTLLNALSSYIPDDERVVTIEDAAELVLQQPHVVRLETRPKNIEGKGEVTSRDCVKNALRMRPDRVVIGETRGEEAIDMLQAMNTGHDGSLTTIHANNPRDAMLRIETMIQMAGMKLTERAMRQQIASAINIVVQASRLSDGSRRVTYVSEINGLNENEVIVNDIFRYERSGVDDKGKVIGKHIAAGTNPILLEKLRIAGCKYNEEWFVRPDDDKEK, encoded by the coding sequence ATGTCGTTACGCGATAGACTCAACAACAATACCAGTGCTGCCGTGCCCGGCGCGCAAAATCAGAATGGCGGGCCACACGCCACGCAGTTGAACAGCTCCTTTGCCGATCTGAAATCCAAACTGCACCGTGAGCTGATCAATCGCATGGATCTGACCAAGATCAATCTCTTGACACCGCAGCAGGTGCATTCGGAAGTTTCACGGCTGGCCAAAGATTTACTGGATAACCGCGACATCGCCATTTCGGGTTCCGAGCGCGAGAAATTAATCGAAGAAATTCGCTATGAACTCTTCGGCCTGGGGCCGCTGGAATTGCTGCTCAGCGATAACACGATTTCTGACATCCTGGTCAATTCGCCGTACAAGATTTATGTCGAACGCGGCGGCAAGCTCGAACGCACAGGCATTACCTTCAACGACAATTCCCATGTGATGCGCGTGATCGAACGCATTGTTTCTTCGATTGGCCGCCGCATTGACGAATCGTCGCCGATGGTGGATGCGCGTCTGGCCGACGGCTCGCGCGTCAATGCCGTGATCCCGCCGATTGCGCTGGACGGCCCTTGCCTCTCGATTCGACGCTTCAGCAAGAACCCGCTCAAGATGGATGCACTGGTCGAAAAAGGCGCGCTCAGTTTCGAGATGGCCGAAGTCTTGAAGATGTGCGTCAAGGCCAAGATGAACATCATCATCTCCGGCGGTACTGGCGCTGGTAAAACGACCCTGCTCAACGCGCTCTCTTCTTACATCCCCGATGATGAGCGCGTTGTCACCATCGAGGACGCCGCCGAATTGGTGCTGCAACAGCCGCACGTCGTGCGCCTGGAAACACGCCCGAAAAATATCGAAGGCAAAGGCGAAGTCACCTCGCGCGATTGCGTGAAAAACGCCTTGCGTATGCGGCCTGACCGCGTAGTCATCGGCGAAACGCGCGGCGAAGAGGCGATTGATATGTTGCAGGCCATGAACACCGGCCACGATGGCAGCTTGACCACGATTCACGCAAACAACCCGCGCGATGCCATGTTGCGTATCGAAACCATGATTCAAATGGCCGGGATGAAACTCACCGAACGCGCCATGCGCCAACAGATCGCCTCGGCGATCAACATCGTGGTGCAGGCTTCACGGTTAAGCGATGGTTCGCGCCGTGTGACTTATGTTTCTGAAATCAATGGCTTGAATGAGAATGAAGTCATCGTCAATGACATCTTTCGGTACGAACGCTCCGGCGTGGACGACAAAGGCAAGGTCATCGGCAAACATATCGCCGCAGGTACAAATCCAATCTTGCTGGAAAAGCTGCGCATCGCCGGTTGCAAGTACAACGAAGAGTGGTTTGTGCGACCGGACGATGATAAAGAGAAATAA
- a CDS encoding type II secretion system F family protein, whose translation MLPFFVFIFCLCATYGTYLLVTRKTAEDQERMEKRMREVLLGLDSSSGGPGGAGLDVNQIRLARDEILSEIPKFDEILRKIEFVKWVKQMIDQSDLQLTVMRLFMFCGLAGLLGMMAVSMLANSFLAAILAGVVAACLPMVHVLWKRKKRLDKFLTDLPDTLELMSRALASGHAFTEALHMISKEMPDPIATEFRRTYEEQNLGLSVKIALENLVERVPVLDLKICVTAIMIQRETGGNLAEVLEKVASTIRDRFKILEDLNTLTTSSRMSANVLCAMPAFIALMVSYINPTYMRVLWTEPLGHKLLMAAAALQLTGMIVIRRIMQIKI comes from the coding sequence ATGCTGCCATTTTTTGTGTTTATCTTTTGCCTGTGCGCCACCTATGGCACGTATCTGCTGGTGACGCGGAAGACTGCCGAAGACCAAGAGCGCATGGAAAAACGCATGCGCGAAGTTTTACTGGGCTTGGATTCCAGCAGTGGCGGCCCTGGCGGCGCGGGGCTGGACGTCAATCAAATCCGCCTGGCGCGCGATGAAATCCTGAGCGAAATCCCCAAATTTGACGAAATCTTGCGCAAGATCGAATTCGTCAAGTGGGTCAAGCAGATGATTGATCAGTCCGATTTGCAACTGACGGTCATGCGTTTGTTTATGTTCTGCGGCCTGGCCGGGCTGTTGGGCATGATGGCGGTTTCCATGCTGGCGAATTCGTTCCTAGCGGCCATTCTGGCGGGTGTGGTGGCCGCTTGTTTGCCGATGGTGCACGTCTTGTGGAAGCGTAAAAAACGCCTCGATAAATTCCTGACCGATTTGCCCGACACGCTGGAATTGATGAGCCGCGCGCTCGCCAGCGGTCATGCCTTTACCGAAGCGTTGCACATGATCTCGAAAGAGATGCCCGACCCCATTGCCACCGAATTTCGCCGCACGTATGAGGAACAAAACCTCGGTCTGTCGGTCAAGATCGCGCTGGAAAATCTGGTTGAACGCGTGCCCGTGCTCGACCTGAAAATTTGCGTGACGGCCATCATGATTCAGCGTGAAACCGGCGGTAATCTGGCCGAAGTGTTGGAGAAAGTGGCCAGCACCATCCGCGACCGCTTCAAGATTCTCGAAGACCTCAACACCCTGACGACTTCGTCGCGCATGTCGGCGAATGTGTTGTGCGCCATGCCGGCGTTCATTGCGTTGATGGTTTCTTACATCAACCCGACCTATATGCGCGTGCTTTGGACTGAGCCGCTGGGACACAAATTATTGATGGCCGCGGCGGCTTTGCAGCTAACAGGTATGATCGTCATTCGCCGCATCATGCAGATCAAGATTTGA
- a CDS encoding type II secretion system F family protein, giving the protein MLLPISIFGFVILGAMAAYLVLHKPEQSVVDRLQDLGDLGGRLVDGEEVERREKESQAAEVAKKFARDLNKVAPISAVEAKKLQVKLMHAGYRTASATTTFRALQMLSLVLFPALTAVGIMIAGKTMSDSLMYLGGGLLIGFMLPDKILSMKVNGRQDRLRCGVADALDLLVVSVEAGLGLNAALTRVAEEMKSVHPDIAEEFGLVNTEIRMGRNREEALRNLAERSGVEDLRSLCAMLIQTDRFGTSIARAIRVYSDALRTKRRQRAEQAAQKAAVKMLFPLAVFLFPTLFIILLGPSAIQLMRTFGNK; this is encoded by the coding sequence ATGTTGTTACCGATCTCAATCTTTGGGTTCGTCATCTTGGGCGCGATGGCTGCCTATTTGGTGTTGCATAAACCGGAACAGTCCGTGGTTGACCGCTTACAGGATTTAGGCGACCTGGGCGGACGGCTGGTAGACGGCGAAGAGGTGGAGCGGCGCGAAAAAGAATCGCAAGCCGCCGAAGTCGCCAAGAAATTTGCGCGCGACCTCAATAAAGTCGCGCCGATTTCCGCCGTCGAAGCCAAGAAACTTCAGGTCAAGCTGATGCACGCCGGTTACCGCACGGCCAGTGCCACGACGACGTTTCGCGCGCTGCAAATGCTCAGCCTGGTTTTGTTTCCCGCGCTCACCGCCGTGGGGATAATGATCGCTGGCAAGACGATGAGCGATTCGTTGATGTACCTCGGCGGTGGTTTATTGATCGGTTTTATGCTGCCGGACAAAATTCTCAGTATGAAGGTCAATGGGCGGCAAGACCGGTTGCGCTGTGGTGTGGCGGACGCGCTCGACTTGTTGGTCGTCTCCGTCGAAGCCGGTTTAGGCTTGAACGCCGCGCTCACCCGCGTGGCCGAAGAAATGAAGTCGGTGCATCCCGACATCGCCGAGGAATTCGGCTTGGTGAATACTGAAATCCGCATGGGACGTAATCGTGAGGAAGCCTTGCGCAACTTGGCCGAGCGTTCCGGTGTGGAAGATTTGCGTAGCCTCTGTGCCATGTTGATTCAAACCGACCGCTTCGGGACTTCGATTGCGCGCGCCATCCGCGTGTATTCGGACGCCCTGCGCACAAAGCGGCGGCAACGCGCAGAACAGGCCGCTCAGAAGGCTGCGGTGAAGATGCTCTTCCCGCTGGCCGTATTCTTGTTTCCGACGCTCTTCATCATCCTGCTTGGCCCTTCGGCCATTCAATTGATGCGGACGTTTGGGAACAAGTGA
- a CDS encoding 1-acyl-sn-glycerol-3-phosphate acyltransferase — translation MKQLWIAVRSIFIWTISILHFFPVCSALVLLGYFIDPRKNDGPQRWLFRNVLRLAGIDFEVKYAPGFDRTRTSFFVSNHVDIWDAFIIYSAIPQFVRGLEHESHFKVPAYGWMMRRFGNVPVPPEGDLGKYKQMMKLTRESLESGVSLIVFAEGSRTRDGSVLPFNPGVFRMAIQFGYPIAPMSIVGAYEFSKKGDWRLYPSKITVYMHDTIETKGLGKNDVEALRQQVQAIVSAPVNEHYGFKAEAPPASAPVAESRIG, via the coding sequence ATGAAACAACTTTGGATCGCCGTCCGCAGCATCTTCATCTGGACGATCAGCATTCTGCACTTCTTCCCGGTTTGCAGCGCCTTGGTGCTGCTGGGCTATTTCATTGACCCACGCAAAAACGATGGGCCGCAACGCTGGCTCTTTCGCAATGTGCTGCGCTTGGCCGGGATAGATTTCGAGGTCAAATACGCGCCCGGCTTTGACCGCACGCGCACGAGCTTTTTTGTCAGCAATCACGTGGATATTTGGGACGCCTTCATCATCTATTCGGCCATCCCGCAATTTGTGCGCGGGCTGGAGCACGAATCGCATTTCAAGGTGCCGGCCTATGGCTGGATGATGCGCCGCTTCGGCAACGTGCCTGTGCCGCCCGAAGGCGATTTGGGCAAGTACAAACAGATGATGAAGCTGACCCGTGAGTCGCTGGAGAGCGGCGTGAGTTTGATCGTGTTCGCGGAAGGCTCGCGCACCCGCGACGGCAGCGTCTTGCCCTTCAATCCCGGCGTTTTTCGGATGGCGATTCAGTTCGGCTATCCCATCGCGCCGATGAGCATCGTGGGCGCTTACGAATTCAGCAAGAAGGGCGATTGGCGCCTCTATCCTTCAAAAATCACCGTCTACATGCACGACACGATTGAGACGAAAGGGTTGGGCAAGAATGATGTCGAAGCGTTGCGGCAACAGGTGCAGGCGATTGTCAGTGCGCCGGTGAATGAACACTATGGCTTCAAAGCGGAGGCGCCACCGGCCAGCGCGCCGGTGGCTGAGTCGAGGATTGGCTGA
- a CDS encoding DinB family protein, protein MIYHSLDDIYALLAREHTAFAAATAGLNEAQTQFRPAADAWTIAEIVEHIAITNSGFVRIGYKLINQAEAAGAPPLAGLDLKHVLLTDDGQPLPRFKAPDSVTPKGGQSLADSGAKIEQAHADIQGARARFAASDCSQQTFPHPAVGQLNPYQWLLVYGEHMERHRGQIERIKAAADFPF, encoded by the coding sequence ATGATCTATCACAGTCTGGATGACATCTATGCCCTGTTGGCGCGGGAGCACACGGCTTTCGCCGCCGCGACCGCCGGTCTCAACGAGGCCCAAACGCAGTTTCGCCCGGCAGCGGACGCCTGGACGATTGCCGAAATCGTCGAGCACATCGCCATCACCAACAGCGGTTTTGTGCGCATCGGCTACAAACTCATCAACCAAGCCGAAGCCGCGGGCGCGCCGCCGCTGGCCGGGTTGGATTTGAAACACGTCTTGCTCACTGACGATGGGCAACCGCTGCCCAGGTTCAAAGCGCCCGACAGTGTTACACCTAAAGGCGGCCAAAGCCTCGCTGACTCCGGCGCCAAAATCGAACAGGCGCACGCCGACATTCAAGGCGCGCGCGCACGCTTCGCGGCCAGCGATTGCTCGCAGCAAACTTTCCCGCATCCAGCCGTGGGACAATTGAATCCCTATCAATGGCTGCTCGTTTACGGCGAGCACATGGAGCGCCATCGCGGCCAGATCGAGCGCATCAAAGCCGCCGCTGACTTCCCATTTTAA
- a CDS encoding tetratricopeptide repeat protein gives MQKLLTICLLLGLSFSARAQTSDVEAALERGYEAFQLGRYQLAAFEYRAALSWPGAHAARAHFNLGVCLHRLGRPAEAARAYRKALDLRDGRDADAAYALGVALQDSGQGDAAPAAFEQALRATNGQHAAAHFELGLALQQQGEAAQAAEHYRQALRQSRDRLPVCHNNLGVLFASAGQYAEAELEFALAVQTSRGKLPEAKYNLNRCRTRRDRATRLQLARLEPRERPVQLAQ, from the coding sequence ATGCAAAAACTACTGACGATTTGTTTGCTGTTGGGGCTGAGCTTCAGCGCGCGCGCGCAAACCAGCGACGTTGAGGCGGCCTTGGAGCGTGGCTATGAGGCATTCCAACTCGGACGCTATCAACTGGCCGCGTTTGAATATCGCGCGGCCTTGAGTTGGCCGGGGGCGCATGCCGCACGCGCGCATTTCAACCTGGGCGTTTGTTTGCACCGGCTAGGCAGGCCGGCGGAAGCCGCGCGCGCATACCGCAAAGCGCTCGACTTACGTGACGGACGCGATGCCGACGCTGCGTATGCGCTCGGCGTGGCGTTGCAAGACAGCGGGCAAGGCGACGCCGCGCCAGCCGCTTTCGAACAAGCGCTGAGGGCGACGAACGGCCAGCACGCAGCGGCGCATTTCGAATTGGGTCTCGCGCTGCAACAACAAGGCGAGGCCGCCCAAGCCGCCGAACATTACCGGCAAGCGCTGCGGCAGTCGCGCGACCGGCTGCCCGTCTGTCACAACAACCTGGGCGTGCTCTTTGCCAGCGCCGGGCAATACGCCGAAGCCGAACTGGAATTTGCGCTGGCGGTGCAAACGTCGCGCGGCAAGTTGCCCGAAGCCAAATACAATCTGAACCGTTGCCGCACCCGGCGCGACAGGGCGACGCGGCTGCAACTGGCTCGGCTCGAACCGCGCGAGCGCCCCGTGCAACTGGCGCAATGA